The genomic window GTCTAACCCTGGCCTACAGACCGGATTCCATCGTGCTGGATATCGTGGACGACGGCAGCGGGTACAATGTGAGCCAGGATTCCCCCGCTGGGCATTTTGGATTGCAGGGCATGCGCGAACGTGCGAATAAACTGGGCGCGGAATTCAAGATTGAAAGCGTGGCGGGAGAGGGCACCTCCGTCCATCTCGAACTGGCGACGGTCGAGTGGGAATTGGAGTGATGCTCGCGGAAGAGGCCCCGATGGAGTCATCGGGCAAAGCAAAAAAGGGAAATACCATGGGCAAGAATACAACCGTTTTGATTGTGGACGACAATGCCATGCTGCGTTTTGGGCTGGCCGGGGCCATCGGGCATGAGGAAGGGCTTGAGGTTGTCGGCGAAGCCGCATCCGGAGCGGATGCCTACGATCTTTATGCGATGCTCAAGCCGGATGTGGTGACCATGGACTACAAGATGCCCGGCGAGGACGGGGTGGAATGCACCCGCCGCATCCGGGCCGATTTCCCCGATGCGAGGATCATTCTGTTTTCCGTGTTTGAATCGGAAGAGGATATCTGGAAAGCCGTGAAGTCCGGGGTGAAGGGCTATCTCACGAAAAATGCCGGCGCGGTGGAGGACGTGATGGAGGCGATCCACGAGGTCGCCGATGGCGGAACCTATTTCCCGGCATTGATTGCCCAGAAAATCGAAGTCCGCAAGCAGCAGGAAGAGCTGACCCCGCGCGAGCTCGAAGTGCTGCAGCTGCTGGGCGAAGGCAGGAGCAACAAGGAAATCCTCGATCATTTCGATATATCCCTTTCCACTGTTAAGCATCACATTACCAATATCCGCGAAAAACTGGGGGCCGCCGACCGCACTCAGGCGGTCGTTATTGCCTATAAAAGAGGCATTTTAAAGGTAGATTAGGCCGTTTATCCTCTCGGGCAGGGTCAAATGGTCCTTTTGGTCCATATACTGCAAAACCCCTTATTGTTATACCTCACAATGTTAACAGTCGCGTTAGTAGGATTCCGGTGCGAACCGGGCCGCGCCACTGGCGAACCGAGGAGATCAAACAATGAGGAAACAATTAACTCTGATGTTATGTATGTTGACTGCTGCTTTTGCTGTTCAGGCTGCAGATATCAATATTTTTGACATCGACTTCAGCACATACAGCAATGGAGATATAGATGGAGTGAACGGCTGGGTCACGACCAGTAGTTCCAGCTTCAGTGTCACAAACAGTACGGAAGTGTCTTTAGACGGATCGGCAGGATCGCACCGTATGATGCTCACCACGAGTCCATCAACATTGGGCATCGGTGAGTCGCTTGAAATTACGTTTGATGCGCGGTATAGCATTCCCAGCATTCGTCAGCATGGTCGTATGATGATGTTTGGTGTTCAGACAAATGGAGTGGACGCTTCCGGCGGACAGGCTGAAACGGTATCCGGCTTTTTAAACTTCTTCGGTGCGGAATTGTCCCGTGAAGCCGGGCAGTTGCGTTATAATGCGGATTCTGCCAGCTGGTGGGTGAATGATGGCACCCATATCGAGACCAGTGCCACGAATGTGTCCATGAATCCATTTGGATATGATTTTGTAACCATGACTGATATCGGTCTTGTTGATTCTGATTCAGACGTTGTGCGCACCACCTATCTCATTACCAAATCGCATGTGACCAATGAGTTCGACGTCTCCGTGACGATTTCCGACAGCATAACAGGCTTCTCGGAAACGTATGCAGAGGCTGGGATTTCACGTCCGGGTGCCTGGGCCGGTAACGAGCTCTATTTCTTCCTCGATACCAATCCGGAAGCAGGTCGCGATTACGGTATCTTCGTTCAGACCGCAAAGATGGATCGACTGGATCCTGTTCCGGTTCCGCCCGCCTCAGTAAGCGCGCTTGGTCTGGATGGTTCTGTATCTTTAACCTGGACCGAAATGGCCGGAGCAGCTACGTATGACATCTACAGATCCACGACCTCCGGCGGATCATTTACACTGCTTGCCAGTGATGAAACACAACCCTATTCCGATACTTCGGTAGCCAATGGAACAACGTACTACTATACGGTGGTCTCAAAGTTTACCAACGGTGATTCTGCTCAGTCTGGTGAGGCACAAGCCACGCCTAAAGCCATCTTCGACAACGTGACGGTATATGATAACGATTTTTCCAGTTATTCGCTGGGTGATCTGACGGTTGTTTCAACCGACTGGGACGAAGTTTCCGGAAGTGGCAGCAATGCATTTGCCGTTATCAATGATAATGGAACGAATAAAGCGGATACCGTTGCCACGCAGGCTGATCATGATAGCGTTGAAGGTAATGCGGTTTATCTGGACAAACTGCTTCGCAACGATGCTGACGATATTATCGAAGGACATATTGATTTGGTCTTCAGCGTGACTGCAAATAGCGGGACTGATGCGGTTTATACGCACAAAAACGTATTCACATTCGGTCCAACGACCAGTACGGCTGATTCGCTCAAGGTAACCGGAAAAGATAACATGGCACTGCTTAACGCCAAAATGCGCTATGAGAACAGGCTGCTGATTATGTTTGGCGATGACAGCATCACCGAAGCGAACGCGCTGGCGATTGTTAACTTTAACGAGCTAGGCTGGAACCCGAAACCGAACTCCGGCCAGAGCTGGGTAGGTACTCCAGGTACTGCAGACCTGGAAACAGATCCACTCCGCATTTCTTACAAATTCCGGAAAACACGCGAAGACGGTGTTTACCAGGTGTGGGCCTCTGTATCCAACATGAATACGATGATCACTTATAGTGAGTCTGAAAACGAGTTCAGGACGCTGGAACGTCAGGATCTCTATGATTCTCCGGCGACGTTGTTCGGTATGAGCCATGATTATCAGGCTAAGGTGGATAGCGAAGTGGATATAATTGATGTAACGGTGAATGAAATGAGTGTTACGCATTCAACGCAGGAACCCGCTGTAGTTGTTCCGCAGGTAACCAGTGTCCTTTCCGGCGACCGGCAGGTCTCCATTACATGGGAACCGATATTGGAAGCTTCGGGCGGTTACACCCTTACCGTGGTAACACCGGACAGCGAAGAATACGTTGTGGCAGAAAATACGACCGAAACAACAATCACAGATTCGCCGCGTTGGAACGATATTGCCAACACGTACACCCTCACGGCGAACTTCGATTCCGAGCTGACTCCGAATACCGCCAGCACAAACTTTGTGGCGGCGCCGGTTGGATTGGTGTCGGCATTCGAAGTTGATTCGTTTGGTACTGCAAATATGGATACGGCTCTCTTGCAGATATCAAATGCGGTGGACTGGGCGACTATCGATGCCATGACCACGCCATTCTTTGAAAATGGAGAGAATAGTTATACTGGGCCCACGCTGTATGGAATGTACAAGGGCAAGCAGGCTGTGGATGGTGTGCTTTTGCAGACCCGAGTCCAGGACGCTGGCGGGAAGGTTAACTTTACCCTCGATAAGGGATGGAAATCCTGGCCTTACGCATCTGTACTCGCCTTCGTTGAGGCATCGGATATGGGTACCGCAACCTTCGATGCGACTGCGGAAACCCTGAATGTCCAGGTGTCCTGGGGCGCTACCACAACCGGTAATGCCGGTAATCAGGATAATGGTCTGCGTCTTGCGATTCGCAATGGTTCAACCTGGTATGCTTCCGATGAGAATATTGTTGCAAGTGATGCAACAAAGAATGATCCCAAAACCATCATTGTTGCCGATGTGGCCAGTGCCGACTGGAGGCCGATTACCGGAATCAATGCCGCTGCCACGTCAGAAATGTGGATTGGCGGGGTTGTGGACGGCAGTACCTTTACGGATGTCAACGCCGTGGGCTGGTTCCAGGCGCGGGGCTGGGTATCGAGTATTTACGGGCTTGAGGTCAAGGTGCAGGGCGCACTGCCTTCCTATGAATACTGGACGGAAAACAGCGGACTGGTCAGCTCAAACAATGCGGCGACCGCCGATCCGGACCTCGATGGGCTGGTCAATGAGAAGGAATATGCCTTCGGCGGGAACCCGCTCGTGGCCGATACCGCTACGTTGCCGGTGATGGATCCAGCCGTGGTTGATATTAGCGGCACGGACTACCTCACCTATGTCTACCAGAAGCGGCGTGATCCGGTTTCCGGCATCAGCTATGCGCTCAAGACCACCACCGACCTGGTCAACGTGCCTTTTGCGGCCAACGGTGCTGTGCTGACCGATGAGCAGGTGATCGATTATTACTGGACGGCGGTGACCAACTACGTTCCGTTTACTGCAGATAAAACCTTCATCAAGGTTGACGTGGAATAAAGTTTCATCTCATGGAGAGTCATCTCCTCCGGGAAATCCCGCTTCGGCGGGATTTCCCGACATACGTTGAAGGTAGGTTTTTTTTAGGAACTGAATTGGAATCAGAAAAAAGGAAAAAACATGAAAAAAAATAAAAACAGATTCGCACTGCTCGCGCTGGCGAGCATGGTTGGCGCAACCGCGACGGCGACGATCATCGTTTCTGATGACTTCAGCGGCTATACTGCCGGTGCGGTAATTGGGGGGCCGAACTGGAATCCCAAGTGGGATGGCGGGGATACATCCCAACAAAGCCTGTTCAGGGCAGAATCGGGTGGAACGGGTTATGCGGTGCTTGATACGACCGTTGCAAAGCGTTCGTACCATATTCCCAACCAGACTTCATTCACCATGGGCCCTGGCTTGACCGCAACAGTCAGCTCGGATTTCCGCTACAGCCATGAGGCCGGCGGCACGATTACCGCCAATCTCAACAAGAATATTTTTGGACTGCTGGTAACAGACCAACCTCAATGGTGGAATGGTGCTAATAAGAATTTTTCGCTGGCAAATCGCGGCAATGCCATGGGAAACACTTTGCCGGCATCTCCATTTGTCGAAGGCTGGATGACGCATGGTTCGCTAGGTGTTGACACGACTGTCGGCGGATTGAGCCACTGGCTCCGCGTGGACTGGGAACTCACCGATAATGGTTCGACCATTCTTGGACAGGCGACCATTACCGATCTTGATACGGCCACGGTACGCTATACCTCGACACAGATTGATCTAGGGCTTGCATCCGGTAGCACGCTATATGCTGGTTACAGCACAGACTGGAACGATGTTGGCGCTGTCGATATTGCCTCATTCTCAAAAATCGATGAAGTCCACATGGATAACTTCCAGATTGAAGTCATCCCGGAACCGGCCACGCTGGGGCTGATTTCCGCGTTTGGCGGAGCGGTGTTGTTCATCCGCCGGCGCTTCATGCTCTAGAGCGGATCACGATTGAGATGATAAAAAAGTAAGGCCTGAACTTAGGGCGACTCGTCCGCCGTAGCTCGAAGAGCGAAGGAGGAAGCCCGTAGATCCGGCCATCACGGCACGGAAGCCAGACCCACGCTGCTTCGCAGCTCAATTCAGGCTTTACGACATCGCAAGGGTTAAATGCTCTGGTTTAAAACTGGATTAAATTGTGAATAGGGGCACTTTCGCAGTGCCCTTTTTTTCAGCGTTATCAGCTGGCTGGTGTCGAATAGATAGTAACGTGATAAGAGGAGAGAAAATATGTTTGGCAAAAGAGCATTCGAAATCACTTCACTTTGTTTCCTGACGGTTTGTGCCATGGCCCAGACCAAAGTCGATATCAATTTGAATGTTCGGCATGAAGTGGGCGGTGTTTCGACCTTCGATCGCGAAAAATATATTGTGCTGCATGCCGGGTTGACCGACAACGATTGGGATTCCGATGCCCAGCGGGAATCGTTTCTCAACGACTACGATGTCTACCTGGGCCGCAACAACGGTTCAATGCCGTGGAACCTGAGCCAGACCACGGAAGATCAGGGCAACCCGGGCTGGTGCAACCATACCAACATGCTCTCGCGAGGCAACAATGCCCGTTCCAGCTATGCTTCCGACACCGCTGCACATGCGCTGGAGTTTCGCGCAAACAGGATGATGCATGGCGGACAAATGTCCATGTATCCAAATGGGCAGACCAACGGCAATGGTTTTGCGATCGGGAGCTATGATGCACTCGGCGACTATTTTGAAACGTACCTGACCGACTTCTTTGGTTCTGGCGGAACGGACGGGCAACCGAAACCGACCATGGTTGAAGTGGTGAACGAACCGTTTGTGTCGGCCTCTACATATGGCACCACCCGCGCCAATATATCCCGTATGCACACGAACGTGGCGGCGGCGGTCAAGAATTCGCACCCCGAGGTGCTGGTTGGCGGATACACCGCTGCACATCCGCAGTATGAAGGAAACAACAGCGACTTTGCCCACTGGGATGCCAACTGGAAAACGTTCATCGACATTGCCGGAGCCGACATGGATTTCTTTTCGCTGCATCTTTACGATAATCCGCAAGAAAGCACCAATATGCTCGATACCATGTACCGCAGCGGGAGCAACGTGGAAGCGCTGCTGGATATGGTTGAGCACTACAGCATGCTGGCACTCGGTGAGGTTAAGCCTTTCAATATTTCCGAATACGGCAGTCTTGCGGTAGAAAGCGGAGTGCCGTACAACCCGACCAACGATTGGGTGGATGTCCGCTCCTATTCGACCATCATGATGCAGCTGCTGGAACGTCCCGACCGGATTGTACAGGCGATTCCGTTCATGATTCTGAAGGCGGAGTGGGGGCGCAAAAACGGCTACCCTTATCCGACACGCCTTTTATGGAATCTGGATGAAGTCAACGATCCGAAAAGTACCGCCGGTGCCTGGGCCTACACGGATCGCATCAAGTTTTTCGAACTGTGGAAGGAGGTGGACGGAACCCGTGTGGATACCATGGCCTCCGATCCCGATATCCAGGCCGATGCCTATGTGGATGGAACCAACGCATTTGTCATCGTGAGCAGCCTGGATCATACCGGTCCGCAGACGGTGGATTTGAATCTGTTCGGAGCCGCAGGGCTTCAGGGCATC from Pontiella desulfatans includes these protein-coding regions:
- a CDS encoding PEP-CTERM sorting domain-containing protein; translated protein: MKKNKNRFALLALASMVGATATATIIVSDDFSGYTAGAVIGGPNWNPKWDGGDTSQQSLFRAESGGTGYAVLDTTVAKRSYHIPNQTSFTMGPGLTATVSSDFRYSHEAGGTITANLNKNIFGLLVTDQPQWWNGANKNFSLANRGNAMGNTLPASPFVEGWMTHGSLGVDTTVGGLSHWLRVDWELTDNGSTILGQATITDLDTATVRYTSTQIDLGLASGSTLYAGYSTDWNDVGAVDIASFSKIDEVHMDNFQIEVIPEPATLGLISAFGGAVLFIRRRFML
- a CDS encoding response regulator; this encodes MGKNTTVLIVDDNAMLRFGLAGAIGHEEGLEVVGEAASGADAYDLYAMLKPDVVTMDYKMPGEDGVECTRRIRADFPDARIILFSVFESEEDIWKAVKSGVKGYLTKNAGAVEDVMEAIHEVADGGTYFPALIAQKIEVRKQQEELTPRELEVLQLLGEGRSNKEILDHFDISLSTVKHHITNIREKLGAADRTQAVVIAYKRGILKVD
- a CDS encoding fibronectin type III domain-containing protein, yielding MRKQLTLMLCMLTAAFAVQAADINIFDIDFSTYSNGDIDGVNGWVTTSSSSFSVTNSTEVSLDGSAGSHRMMLTTSPSTLGIGESLEITFDARYSIPSIRQHGRMMMFGVQTNGVDASGGQAETVSGFLNFFGAELSREAGQLRYNADSASWWVNDGTHIETSATNVSMNPFGYDFVTMTDIGLVDSDSDVVRTTYLITKSHVTNEFDVSVTISDSITGFSETYAEAGISRPGAWAGNELYFFLDTNPEAGRDYGIFVQTAKMDRLDPVPVPPASVSALGLDGSVSLTWTEMAGAATYDIYRSTTSGGSFTLLASDETQPYSDTSVANGTTYYYTVVSKFTNGDSAQSGEAQATPKAIFDNVTVYDNDFSSYSLGDLTVVSTDWDEVSGSGSNAFAVINDNGTNKADTVATQADHDSVEGNAVYLDKLLRNDADDIIEGHIDLVFSVTANSGTDAVYTHKNVFTFGPTTSTADSLKVTGKDNMALLNAKMRYENRLLIMFGDDSITEANALAIVNFNELGWNPKPNSGQSWVGTPGTADLETDPLRISYKFRKTREDGVYQVWASVSNMNTMITYSESENEFRTLERQDLYDSPATLFGMSHDYQAKVDSEVDIIDVTVNEMSVTHSTQEPAVVVPQVTSVLSGDRQVSITWEPILEASGGYTLTVVTPDSEEYVVAENTTETTITDSPRWNDIANTYTLTANFDSELTPNTASTNFVAAPVGLVSAFEVDSFGTANMDTALLQISNAVDWATIDAMTTPFFENGENSYTGPTLYGMYKGKQAVDGVLLQTRVQDAGGKVNFTLDKGWKSWPYASVLAFVEASDMGTATFDATAETLNVQVSWGATTTGNAGNQDNGLRLAIRNGSTWYASDENIVASDATKNDPKTIIVADVASADWRPITGINAAATSEMWIGGVVDGSTFTDVNAVGWFQARGWVSSIYGLEVKVQGALPSYEYWTENSGLVSSNNAATADPDLDGLVNEKEYAFGGNPLVADTATLPVMDPAVVDISGTDYLTYVYQKRRDPVSGISYALKTTTDLVNVPFAANGAVLTDEQVIDYYWTAVTNYVPFTADKTFIKVDVE